The stretch of DNA tttttttttttttaaacaggtttTCAAACGACTCTCCTTAAGTCCTGTCAGTTAAATCAACAAACCATTTTTGAAGCaaaaaaatcaatcaattaCCTGCATTTGGGAAGGCATGGACAACAGGCACAGAATGTTGCCCCTGAATACAGAAACTaacccacagacactgcccATGACCGACAGCAGAAGCCCACTGTGACGGACATATGGCGGTTAAACTGTAGTGGGGACAAAGAGGAAACTGCAAATATTCATTCATACATGAGCCGTCATTTGAAAGATATTTTGCTAGTCTGtggaattaaacatttaaaaatattgttcAGGATGTCAAAAGTGCAGAGGTAAAGAAGGATCTGCAAACAAAGCGCACACAGATCTCGGATCCCAGTTTTTGCTGTGTTCAATGTAGGAAATGTCACCATTCACTTCTATCGCCAGTGAATTGATCAAGTGATTGTGTGCATagtgtaggttttttttttttaaccttctcccccaccccccatcttgAAGAATGTAATGTGGTAACACGCTCCTGTTGATGGCAGTCACCAAGTCACATTTGGTGAATGATAGAGCCTAGGCTTGGACTAGAAATGTCTAACCCAATATAAACCCAAACAGTTTACCATCTAACCCAATATAAACCCAAACAGTTTACCACTTTACCAGACTCGAGATCACCCCTAACAGCATTTTCACAGGGATGATTCATTTGAGTTTTTCGACATTTCAGTTTAGAGCATGTTTTTGATCGACCCAGGCAGTTGTCATGCATGAGGAAGGATTCTGAAAACAACtccaatcaaaaacatacacatctAAACTTAATTAATATCAAGCCAACTGCAGAAAGTGAACCATCCCCAAgcttttattttgtatcatTGCAGTTGAAATGGTCAGTAATCCTTTTaatattgcttgtttttttctcccaggCTTCTACATGCATAGCAAGGCGTTTACACACCTCTCTATTGGAATAGAAAATCAATTAATGTAGAATTGGGATATAAAACCACAGAACAGCTTAAATCAActcattttattgtttcattaaaaataaaagtcccCTATCGAGGATTCCTATTGTAGAAAAGGGTAAGTAATAAATCATTTGTATAAAATTTAAATTACACTTAACACAACCCAATCAATACTCTATttcaatttttgtttttacaaacctGCGCATACAGGCCTGTGTTCTGCAGTTTACAGAGAAACTGCACCAAACCACCTGACCATATGCAGTATGTGATGGTGTCAATGTGATggttataaatatattatattggtGAACAACACCAGTAGGACTCCATCACAAGTGCAGAGAGCAGGTTGGTAAAGGATGGCGGCACCTCTTCACACACCCGTTCCTCGGTCACTGTACACAGATTTCAATGACTACTCCTCGATGCaggacctaaaaaaaaaaaaaagtatctaaGAGTACCTCTCACCACTACTGTGCTCTGAGCCGAGAACGCGGGAGGCTCGGCACCGCGGTCTCAGCCGCCAGACTCTTCAGCGCCCCCACCAGGCCGGAGTGTTCCTTCCACACGGGAGCCCTCCGGTGTCACGCCTCCGCCGGAGGGAGGTTCTCCCCGAAATCGGGCGCCTGGTCGTCGTACTgcggagggggggtgaggggctCCAGGGTGACCGGGCCAAGGTTGCGCAGGTTGAGCCGGAAGTCCTTGAGGTGCAGCTTGTCGGATTTGATCCTGCGCACGCGCAGGGGGCGGAGGAGTTTCCCGGAGCGGGTGCTGTGGCGGGCGGGCGAGTTGGCCCGGGCctcgggggcgggggcgggggcgggggcctcCGCGGCCGCGGCAGGCTGGGCCGGGTCCCGCCCTGCGCCGGCCCCCGGCTGCGCCCCCTCGTTCTCCACGGCCTCCAGCAGGTCCTCGTAGGAGGGCAGCTGGGAGGTGCTGTTGCGCAGGTTGCTCTGGCGGACAGGGTACTGGCCGCTCCCCACCGCGTCGTAATAGCTGGGGACGTCGTAGCTGGGCAGAGGGTCCGCTTCCctgtacagacagacacgcattatattcatattatttatgcACACATCACTGTAGACTACAATCTAATCTGCTCTTCCTTACAAGTCACTAGGGATTAATCACCAGAGCCAGGAAGGAAGATtgagttaaaatgaaaacagtcAAATAAGAGGGAGAAAGTAGCCATTAGTGTGCTCCTTTCtgtagtgtaaaaaaaaatagttgtGTGGTTATAATTATATCAGAGTCAATACgtttgaaaacagaaaacagttaTACAAGAAGCTCCTGGCAGAGGAACTAAACAGACTGGTTTAGCAGAGTAGCGGTGTTAGTCACTCTACTCAGGCCACACCCCAGGTTGTGAAACTcactacatttacatacattccTCTCAGTTTGCCCAGAGGTAAAATTTACATAATTCAGTCACACCCACCTCACCTGTGTGCCCCAACTAAATGAATTCCCAGGCTGATTTCTCTATAGAAAACCTGTCTAATGTAAACCAGACGGGACTCCACAGTCAGCTGAAACTGAATAATGTATATACACTACAGGTGAGGGGGTCTTCTGATATAACACTACCGCTCAAGCAGGGGGCAGCACTCACGTTTCACCCGGCTCCCCCTGCGCCCGGTTCACATTCTCCGTCCCCTGCGCCATGCGCTCAGAGTGCCGCCGTTTGTTCCTCACGCTCAGGCAGACGGCCAGGAGCAGCATGGCCACGCCCGCCCCTACCAGGACGAAGGCCACCGACGAGGTCTTCCCCTGTTGGTCATTTCCCGTTTCGTCATCCTCGGACTGCGTAGTGTTGCTGTCCCCCTGGGACGGGCGGGGAACCATGGTCCACACGATCATCACAATGCCCAGGGCGATGAGCCCCACGCCCAGCGCGCACAGGGCGTACTGGGACCCGGAGCTGCTCACAGAACCAGAGCTGCCCGACCCGCGGTCTTCCCCCCGACACATCCCCCTGCTGGAGCACATCTCTTCAGCCTCTCGGTCACACCACGTACCtacgctgggggggggggggggggggggggggacacggaGAGCCTGGTTTACTGAGGACTTCAGCACGTGCAAAACTAGTAACGCCGCCAATGACTGGGGCAAAATAAATACCGTGACCAATCGGGGGGTCGGGTTAATAGTTTTGCACGTGCGAAAAGGTTTTGCGCTTGCTAAAGGTCACAGTAAATCAGAcccagtgtgagaagagttattcatgcacacagacctgctcataTTCACACTAGAGCAACTGGCTAGCTCAATTTGTGGAGAGTGTTTAAGGAGTAGAGACATACACATAGGCTTGGGGCTAGCCTTACATGCTAGCTTGGAAGTCTCACAAGATAGCATGCTTGTGAGATTTGACATTTGACTACACAAGACTAGGTGATTTAGCAGttgaattaaatttaattaaaacgTATGCCTACGAGCAGAGACATTGTAGTGCAGCGGCTGAGAGTTAAAATGCCTGCTGTACCTGGGAGCCGTTCACAACTTCAACAGTGAATATGTAAAAGTGCAAGCTTTTCTGGATaatttgtaaagcaaaaaatgtaatgcagtgcaGTACAGTCTGACTGGAAACAGAAGTTAGCACTCAGAAATAATGAGGAAAGGCTGGGAAAAGGTCCAAACACACACTAGTTCATTAGACAATTATTTGACTTTTCCAGAACTTCATTAattgatataaataaatgtaaaaaattaaaataatttttttttttttaaacaccttTTAAACCACTCCCACTGGCACCACAACACAATTGAGGAAATGAAGACCTGGCCAACCCACACAGAGTGTTTCAACATCAAACATCCTTATACCCCAAGTACAGAGAGAAATGACTGAGTGATTCTACACCAAACGGCCATTTATCACTGACAGAGAATAATTCCACACTGCAAAACATTTTGAGCAGAAAGAAATTCTACACCGTACATGCATTCTCTTGACATTGCATTGGATAAAATCAtccgctaaataaaatgtaatacgTTTTTCATTTATCAAGAATACTTCGAAGTAATATTCAAATCTGGCAGGGCTCAGGGATATAGTGAAACAATAACAACGGCCGGCAAATAGGAAATATGACCTTATTATGCTTTAGACGTGTTAATGGCTCAGAGGATGGCAGAGAGTGATTGGCTGGAACAACAGTGAACAGAAAAGAAAGCCAAAATGAGCAGGAGGGTGGtatgaatgttatttttttttaaacctgccacaaagcaaaaaaacacaGCAACCACTCTTTATTTGGATCAGTATTTCACAGTGGAATCACatttaacaaacatttttaacCCCCCAAAGTGAAGTCAAAAGTACCCAGTCAGATTAACTGCGCCCCAAGAGTCTTAATCACTGGATAAGAATAACCAGTTTACGCAGGATAATACCAACGTTAACAGAAAAATCTCAGATTACATCCGATTAATTTTGATCACTGGGATACGGACACAACCTTTTGATTAAGGACTCCACGCAGGTCACAGAGCAGTATGGATAGTGCCCTCATAGCTTGTATTTGCATAAATGACCAGAAAGAAaaagctccataatgtttgggacaaatctttttttcttctttttttatttatccagCTGTGTACTCCACAGTTTTTAACCATTGAAAAACTCAACTAAAACTTTTGTCGCATCACCATTGATGATGCGATGAATCCAATTAGTAAGGAGGCATTTGCTTGAAGTTAAGCAGATACGATGTACACTTCAAAATTCATTCTGCAGGTGCCATCAGCAGTCACACcatcaataaagacaagtgagccattATTTTGTGGCAGCCAcacatgcccaaaccataacacgTCCACGCCCTTGTTTCACCAAAGAGGGGgttgctttggatcttgggcagttcataaatataaatatttgtcgcatctgtccacaagacctttt from Conger conger chromosome 14, fConCon1.1, whole genome shotgun sequence encodes:
- the tmem51b gene encoding transmembrane protein 51b, translating into MCSSRGMCRGEDRGSGSSGSVSSSGSQYALCALGVGLIALGIVMIVWTMVPRPSQGDSNTTQSEDDETGNDQQGKTSSVAFVLVGAGVAMLLLAVCLSVRNKRRHSERMAQGTENVNRAQGEPGETEADPLPSYDVPSYYDAVGSGQYPVRQSNLRNSTSQLPSYEDLLEAVENEGAQPGAGAGRDPAQPAAAAEAPAPAPAPEARANSPARHSTRSGKLLRPLRVRRIKSDKLHLKDFRLNLRNLGPVTLEPLTPPPQYDDQAPDFGENLPPAEA